The segment TTTGGGATAAGCCGGGACGATGCAGGCAAATTTCTGCGTGCATACCTTGATGCCGATGTCTGGGATTCTGATCCCTTTGAAAAACTCGACCGGACTGGTGTAGGGCAATTGATGGATATTGGCGTAAGAAAAGGCCGTGCGACCAGACCTGACCTGAAGATAGGGATCTGTGGAGAGCATGGGGGGGAACCGAGTTCTGTGGAGTTCTGCCATCAGGTGGGGCTCGATTATGTGAGCTGTTCTCCCTATCGAGTCCCCATCGCGCGCTTGGCCGCTGCCCATGCAGCCCTGAAGGAGCGCAAGGGAAATTGAAGGTATTAATTCATATCTGTTGTGCCAACTGCCTCATCTACCCCCTGAAGGTCTTACGCGAGGAGGGATGGGAGGTAATGGGCTTCTTCTACAACCCCAACATCCACCCCTATCAAGAGTATATGCGGAGGCTGGAGGCGGTGAGGGATTATGAGAAGCAGGCAGAAATTAAAGTGATCTATCGAGACGAATATACCCTGGAAGAGTTTCTCAGGGGGATTGTCTTTCGAGAGGAGAATCGGTGTCGGTTCTGCTACCACCTCCGGCTGGAGGCAACGGCTCAGGTGGCAAAAAGAGGGAAATTCGATGCCTTTACCTCTACCCTCCTTCACAGCAAGCACCAGAATCATCAGCTCATTCAAGAGATCGGCAACGCAGTAGGGAAAAGACAGGGGGTGAAATTCCTCTATCGGGATTTTCGAAAAGGCTGGCAAGAGGGAATCGAAGAGTCCAAGGCCCTGGGGCTATACCGCCAACAATATTGTGGGTGCATCTACAGCGAAAAGGAGCGATATCTAGGAAAGAGGTAAGAGTTCACTACGGAAAGCCACGGAGTATCACCTGAAATGTAAACAA is part of the Deltaproteobacteria bacterium genome and harbors:
- a CDS encoding epoxyqueuosine reductase QueH, with protein sequence MKVLIHICCANCLIYPLKVLREEGWEVMGFFYNPNIHPYQEYMRRLEAVRDYEKQAEIKVIYRDEYTLEEFLRGIVFREENRCRFCYHLRLEATAQVAKRGKFDAFTSTLLHSKHQNHQLIQEIGNAVGKRQGVKFLYRDFRKGWQEGIEESKALGLYRQQYCGCIYSEKERYLGKR